A stretch of Primulina tabacum isolate GXHZ01 chromosome 13, ASM2559414v2, whole genome shotgun sequence DNA encodes these proteins:
- the LOC142522023 gene encoding cystathionine gamma-synthase 1, chloroplastic-like, whose translation MHAAVLDPADICVLKSALEKNNVSLFFTEFLTSPFFRCVGIELVSKLYHERRASVCIDGTFATPLNQKALALGADVVLHFATKFIGSHSDVLAGSISGSEKLISVVRNLHHILGGVLNPVSYRDLESQIYFMRDCLS comes from the exons ATGCATGCCGCAGTGCTTGATCCTGCAGATATTTGCGTTCTGAAGTCTGCTTTAGAGAAGAACAAT GTGTCTCTCTTTTTTACGGAGTTTCTGACCAGTCCATTTTTTAGATGCGTTGGTATTGAACTGGTTTCAAAGCTTTACCACGAGAGAAGAGCCTCGGTGTGCATAGATGGGACGTTTGCTACACCCCTTAACCAGAAGGCACTGGCTCTTGGTGCTGATGTTGTTTTACACTTCGCAACCAAATTTATTGGGAGTCATAGTGAT GTTCTTGCTGGATCCATCAGTGGTTCTGAGAAGTTGATTTCAGTTGTTCGCAACTTGCATCATATTCTAGGGGGTGTTCTCAATCCTGTGAGTTATCGAGATTTAGAGTCtcaaatttatttcatgagagaTTGTTTGTCTTAA